The genomic region ggctatttttatatttctgcggtgtttgtgtttagctgtaattttcctcttgctcatttactgtacccacacatattatataccgttttcccctccatttaatggactttctaaagataccattatttttatcatatcttataatttactataaaatatttttataaaatatgatataaaaaatgaaaaaaacacactttttataactttgacccccaaaatctgttacacatctacaaccaccaaaaaacacccatgctaaatagtttctaaattttgtcatgagtttggaaatacctaatgtttacatattctttgctttttttgcaagttatagggcaataaatacaagtaacactttgcaatttccaaacctttttttttttcaaaattagcgatagttacattgcaacactgatatctgtcaggaatccctgaatatcccttgacatgtatatatatatatatttttttgtagaaaacccaaagtattgatctaggcccattttggtatatttcatgccaccatttcaccgccaaatgcaatcaaataaaaagattttcactttttcacaaactttaggtttctcactgaaattatttacaaaccgcttgtgcaattatggcacaaattgttgtaaatgcttctctgggatcctctttgttcagatatagcagacatttatggctttggcattactttttggtaattagatggccgctaaatgccgctgcataccacacttgtattatgcccagcagtgaaggggttaattaggtagcttgtagggttaatattagctttagtgtagatattagcctcccacctgacatatcccaccccctgatccctccttgacccacctcaaacagctctcttccctcccaacctcacaattgtcaccgccatcttaagtactggcaaaaagtctgccagtaataaaataaaaagtttttttattttgcagtgttggatcctccctgatcccccctcaaacagctctctaaccctcccccctctacctatttgctgccattttgggtactggcaattttctgtagtgtagctgcctcccagatccctttcttaaatttttttttaacccccccccatTTTCCTCTCCCTCTATCCCATCACCTTGTATGTCATTTATTTTAAAGTACTAGCGCACGCACCAGATcaggaagtgatccagcgatgggccgcccactcgcctccctgctatggctcccacccaccaacgatcggcaccatcactggccgatgcagagagggccacagagtggctctctctgcattggtgggtaaaaTAAGGTATTGCAATGATgcatcaatatcgaggcatcacttcaataccttgaaagcgtctggaagtgatcacaatcgcttccaccgtttaaaacccctgaggacgtacagggtctgtccttggtcattaactgacagtttttgtaggacataccctgtatgtccttggtcgttacaGTGTTAAAAAACCCAAAATGTTAGTAACTGATTAAATGAACACAAAATATATTTCATGCACATCCCTCTAATCATGggagctgccattatggaacccaggttacactgcaggtatctgaaggagagttactgcacaaacacatcagcactggaatgtagtgaaagctagatttcaacatggcggcactcatGACTAGAGTGAGGTGGGGAATCATTTCTCAATAAATAAATATCTTTGTATGCACAGTGGCCATAATGATTTAATGTGATGGAAATGAATACCTTTACTGATAAGAAACCATCTATTTACTTTATAGAGCTCCATGAACAGGATGGCTGTTCAGGCCTTGGAAAAAATGGAGACCAGAAAATTCAAGTCTAAAGGAAAAGTACCTAGGGAGGGTAGTTGTGGCGCTCTGGATACCCTCAGTAGCAGTTCCACCTCTGACTGCGCCATATGCCTTGAAAAATACATTGACGGAGAGGTAAGATCTTGTGGACGGTTTTGTTGTTAACCTAGGCATTGCGAAACATGCTGCCCCTCCACCCACAACAATTTTAGCTTATACTTGCCTCATATAACACCGACATATGGAGGGGTAGTGCACACCCTTTAAATAACCAAGgatcattgatttgtaataaaattattaaacaaaacattaagtgccaggttacgagtggagcgatatttaatgctcctaCTCAAGTATTACCTACGCCAGAAGTAAGCCTTTTGCGCGTCAGGTTGCTCTTGTatcatgagttaaaagtaaactgtgcgcaaacctgatcgcatattctcatgcgcACTAACTCgacctgaaaatatgaatatttcacaatccaatgttcttctcatagcagaatatgttctattttttcataaataaatatttcccaaatgtttgcgctccactcgtaatctggcccttacaaGAGCACAGGCCTAGTTAACAAGTACAAACaggcttccaatttacttttagtatcaaattTGGTACTAAAAAAGCTAGGTAGACTGATaggggctcaggagtgtgcatgtgtctttagcagcagtgtagactgataggagctcaggagcgtgcatgtgtgatTGGAGCAACTttgtaacattgctataaacattgttgcaaacactgctgccagatcagtaagcacacatgcatgctcctaaattcacctaggattttttttattattatttttacaaagaATGCACAAATCtggaattagtttaaaaatccacacactatccaatccatttaagtttaatttttactttactgtccttttaaatgtactGTAACAACAACTACTTAAACTCACTATAGTCTTACTTATGTCCCATGCTTCATAACGTTTTCCATGAGATAAACTTTTTTTCTTCTCAGATTACTGTTTGTTTACTAAAATttcttttatctttatatatattaggAACTCAGAGTCATTCCCTGTACACATCGATTCCATAAAAAGTGTGTAGATCCCTGGCTTCTACAGAACCACACCTGCCCTCATTGCCGGCACAATATAATTGGTAGGTGTCCCTTCatataatactcgtatgctaaatcacttgaaagttatgtatcataactgtaaaatgctgacatgaaaatatcacctaaaatctatgtaaaaagggaagatattttacctcaaaatgtctttagctcacaatagtaagtgctctgtgaacagttatacttcagctgctgtccaacggcaagttaaaaaaataaaagccaatcagcatcaacactgctgaagtcatgctttgctttgctgtgatctcatgagatttcattgaaatcttgtgagatttcatagtaaacttccttaaagtgaatatgaaaataatatgactgtgcatgaacatgccagatgcacactcccttgcaagtcctaagactagcatccttattggctgcttaaagtctatttccaatggggtgtgaatatttaggacattttgaggtataatatcttctttttttacatagagatgttcaggtgatgttttctagtcagtttttttttactttttttcactttcaagtgcttcaacatttgggtatcatgtccctttaataacatggtACTATATGAGTCTGATTTCTGATTAGGCAATGTAGGCACTTGTCCAAAAGGCAACTTCTCTCAAATGTATTGTTTTCCTGGCTGGTCTAGTGAAACAAGTTTGCAATATGCACCGTCCTCCTGTATTACGTGTTCTGTGCCTAGTAAACCTAGCTACAAATGTACTAAAATGAATAAGCTCATTATAAACATATTTGTTGTTGTTAAATGGTGATAGTGACATCATTGAGCATACTCGGGGTTAAAAACTCATTGAGTGTGTAATTAACCTGTTCCTTTGGGTATCAGCTGTGATCTTATGATTACCCTAGAAGTAGTTTTCTTCATGATATTGTTGCTTAGAGATActtatagtttttattgttttgtttcagCAATCTGCTTTGATTGCTACCCTGTAGACACACTATATTAACTTGAACTTGGTGATTTTCTAAGTTTATCACTTATTTTGGTGCTTAAGATGTCTTCAAAAATATTTTTGTGCATTTATGTTAATTACTGAAACATGTCTTGTAGTATCAGTCAGTTACCTATTTATTTGATCTTCTGTTTctacagagcaaaagaaaggtggacaTGGTCCAGTCTGTGTAGAAAGTTCCAATAGTCATGGACGTCAACAGCAGCAACAGAGAGTCATCCTTCCCGTCCATTATCCAGGCCGGGTACAACGAACTGGACCGATTGCCGCTTACCCTACACGAACTAGCATGGGACCTCATGGCAACCCAATCACGGTCCTGACTGTAGAGAGACCAGCAGAGCCAGATCTCTACCAAGCACGTACACCAGCTTTTCTGACAGGCTATCGTCCTGTATCATTGGACCACTCATCTTCTGGGCATCATTGTGACCTGGAGCACCCTCCTTACCCAACTCCACCAGCTGGACATACCTTCCGGCGCCCCAAGTATAATGGGCGTGGGTTTAATACTGGCACATGCTATTCCCAGTATGAAACCATGTACCAGCACTACTACTTTCAAGGCCTCAGTTACCCCCACCAACAGGATTCTGCTGGCAATCAGGCCACTAGAGTAGAGAAAGATCTTACCCATCCTTTTCAAACTGGAGCTAATCTACTTTACCAAGCTGCTCCTACTATGCTACATATGGCAGCACCCTCTGCTGGTGGTAGCTGCTATCTGCAGAGTCAGCACCAACACCGCTCTGTGTGCAGTGGATATTTGGCTGATGTTCCTTGCAGTGACTCCAGCTCTAGCTCAAGCACTGGTTCTGCCCAGGGACATGCATCTTCTAGTGACTCCATGCTGGACTGTACAGAGGCCAGCAACCAAGGTGTTTATGGAAGCTGCTCCACTTTTCGCAGCTCTCTCAGCAGTGACTTTGATCCATATATATACAGGAGTCGCAGCCCAGCAAGGACTGGAGTAGGGGAAGCTATGGGAAGTGGGGGGGAGGCTGGAGCAGGGCTTGGGAGAGGGAGGGTGGACTGCATACATCACCAGGCTTTCCCTAACTCTTCCTCTCAAGATCGTCTCTCCAGCTGCAGCCTGGAAATGAATTACAGCAGCAATTCATCCTTGGAGCGCCGGGGAGCAAGTGTAGCATCTGGGGTTAACCCAGATGCTCCTTTATCCACTTCCTTAGGGGGTGGAAGAGACTGGCGAGGGTCAGAGAACTGTACTTGCTGCTTCCAGAGGCCCACTGGGGACCCCAGTCCAGACTGTGCAACTTTATATCTAGGTCCAGAGCCTCCACAAACATCTGGTGCAGCCTCCACTGTAGGCTTGTACAGTGTTACCTCCAGTCTCTTGCATCGGACAGACTCAGGAACATTGCTGGGCCCCTCTTCCCGGCCCTGCTGCCTTTATGATGAGAACCGTGGAAGCTGCTACACAGAGGACTATGCGGTCAGCATTCAGTATGCCTTGGCAGAGGCAgctgctgcagctgctgctgctgcagtagcTGGTTGTGAGGCAGGTCAGCCTATCCCCATCATTCCAGAGGATCCTGGCTGTGAGGGGGGTTTGGACTGCCCAAGACATGTCTCTTGGGAgatggaggaggaagaagaggatgaAGAGGAGGTACTATA from Bombina bombina isolate aBomBom1 chromosome 2, aBomBom1.pri, whole genome shotgun sequence harbors:
- the ZNRF3 gene encoding E3 ubiquitin-protein ligase ZNRF3 isoform X1; the encoded protein is MKEPWIRRGVPLIWLAVLLTVGPRRSLAKETAFVEVVLFESSPNGDYKTHTTEIQGRFSRAGATISAEGEIVQMHPLGLCNNNDEEDLYEYGWVGVVKLEQPEMDPKPCLTVLGKAKRAVQRGATAVIFDVSENPDAVEQLNQGTEEALKRPVVYVKGVDAIKLMNIVNKQKVARARIQHRPPRQPTEYFDMGIFLAFFVVVSLVCLILLIKIKLKQRRSQSSMNRMAVQALEKMETRKFKSKGKVPREGSCGALDTLSSSSTSDCAICLEKYIDGEELRVIPCTHRFHKKCVDPWLLQNHTCPHCRHNIIEQKKGGHGPVCVESSNSHGRQQQQQRVILPVHYPGRVQRTGPIAAYPTRTSMGPHGNPITVLTVERPAEPDLYQARTPAFLTGYRPVSLDHSSSGHHCDLEHPPYPTPPAGHTFRRPKYNGRGFNTGTCYSQYETMYQHYYFQGLSYPHQQDSAGNQATRVEKDLTHPFQTGANLLYQAAPTMLHMAAPSAGGSCYLQSQHQHRSVCSGYLADVPCSDSSSSSSTGSAQGHASSSDSMLDCTEASNQGVYGSCSTFRSSLSSDFDPYIYRSRSPARTGVGEAMGSGGEAGAGLGRGRVDCIHHQAFPNSSSQDRLSSCSLEMNYSSNSSLERRGASVASGVNPDAPLSTSLGGGRDWRGSENCTCCFQRPTGDPSPDCATLYLGPEPPQTSGAASTVGLYSVTSSLLHRTDSGTLLGPSSRPCCLYDENRGSCYTEDYAVSIQYALAEAAAAAAAAAVAGCEAGQPIPIIPEDPGCEGGLDCPRHVSWEMEEEEEDEEEVLYCQEGPCCMLVEETRALCRSTGENRSENLTGRESHSAD
- the ZNRF3 gene encoding E3 ubiquitin-protein ligase ZNRF3 isoform X2 — its product is MHPLGLCNNNDEEDLYEYGWVGVVKLEQPEMDPKPCLTVLGKAKRAVQRGATAVIFDVSENPDAVEQLNQGTEEALKRPVVYVKGVDAIKLMNIVNKQKVARARIQHRPPRQPTEYFDMGIFLAFFVVVSLVCLILLIKIKLKQRRSQSSMNRMAVQALEKMETRKFKSKGKVPREGSCGALDTLSSSSTSDCAICLEKYIDGEELRVIPCTHRFHKKCVDPWLLQNHTCPHCRHNIIEQKKGGHGPVCVESSNSHGRQQQQQRVILPVHYPGRVQRTGPIAAYPTRTSMGPHGNPITVLTVERPAEPDLYQARTPAFLTGYRPVSLDHSSSGHHCDLEHPPYPTPPAGHTFRRPKYNGRGFNTGTCYSQYETMYQHYYFQGLSYPHQQDSAGNQATRVEKDLTHPFQTGANLLYQAAPTMLHMAAPSAGGSCYLQSQHQHRSVCSGYLADVPCSDSSSSSSTGSAQGHASSSDSMLDCTEASNQGVYGSCSTFRSSLSSDFDPYIYRSRSPARTGVGEAMGSGGEAGAGLGRGRVDCIHHQAFPNSSSQDRLSSCSLEMNYSSNSSLERRGASVASGVNPDAPLSTSLGGGRDWRGSENCTCCFQRPTGDPSPDCATLYLGPEPPQTSGAASTVGLYSVTSSLLHRTDSGTLLGPSSRPCCLYDENRGSCYTEDYAVSIQYALAEAAAAAAAAAVAGCEAGQPIPIIPEDPGCEGGLDCPRHVSWEMEEEEEDEEEVLYCQEGPCCMLVEETRALCRSTGENRSENLTGRESHSAD